A region of Vitis vinifera cultivar Pinot Noir 40024 chromosome 13, ASM3070453v1 DNA encodes the following proteins:
- the LOC100241409 gene encoding putative disease resistance RPP13-like protein 1: MIVVEAFLSSLFEVVLDKLVVTPLLEYARRLKVDTTPLQDWKTTLLQIKSVLHDAEQKQIQDDAVMGWLDDLKALACDIEDVLDEIDTEAKRCSLVQGPQTSNSKVRKLIPSFHHSSFNKKICKKMKTITKELDAIVKQKTVLGLREVFGEGPSDHRRDRHEGVSSVNQERRTTCLVTESEVYGRGADKEKIMELLLSDEVGTAREVQVIPIVGMGGVGKTTLAQIIYNDKRVEKNFQIRGWAYVSDQFHSVKVTQQILESVSGRSSDSDDLQLLQQSLQKKLKRKRFFLVLDDIWIENPNTWSDLQAPLKDGAAGSVIMVTTRSKSVASIMCTTPIQPLSELSEEDCRSLFAHIAFVNITPDARQNLEPIGRKIITKCKGLPLAVKTLAGLLRCNQDDKAWKKMLNDEIWDLPPQKSSILPALRLSYHYLPSKLKQCFAYCSIFPKNYEFNKEELILLWVAQGFLGGLKRGETIKDVGQTCFDDLLSRSFFQQSGGNNSLFVMHDLIHDVARFVSRNFCLRLDVEKQDNISERTRHISYIREEFDVSKRFDALRKTNKLRTFLPSSMPRYVSTCYFADKVLCDLLPKLVCLRVLSLSHYNITHLPDSFGNLKHLRYLNLSNTRVQKLPKSIGMLLNLQSLVLSNCRGLTELPIEIVKLINLLHLDISRTNIQQMPPGINRLKDLQRLTTFVVGEHGCARVKELGDLSHLQGSLSILNLQNVPVNGNDALEANLKEKEDLDALVFTWDPNAINSDLENQTRVLENLQPHNKVKRLSIECFYGAKFPIWLGNPSFMNLVFLRLKDCKSCSSLPPLGQLRSLKDLYIVKMDRVQKVGAELYGNNGCGSSSIKPFGSLAILWFQEMLEWEEWVCSEVEFPCLKELHIVKCPKLKGDIPKYLPQLTDLEISECWQLVCCLPIAPSICELMLNKCDDVMVRSVGSLTSLTSLGLSDVCKIPVELGLLHSLGELSVYGCSELEELPTILHNLTSLKHLEIYPDDSLSSFTDIGLPPVLETLGIGRWPFLEYLPEGMMQNNTTLQHLHILECGSLRSLPGDIISSLKSLFIEGCKKLELPVPEDMTHNYYASLAHLVIEESCDSFTPFPLAFFTKLEILYIRSHENLESLYIPDGPHHVDLTSLQVIYIDNCPNLVAFPQGGLPTPNLRYLTIIKCEKLKSLPQGMQTLLTSLEQLTVCYCPEIDSFPEGGLPSNLSSLYIWDCYKLMACEMKQGLQTLSFLTWLSVKGSKEERLESFPEEWLLPSTLPSLEIGCFPKLKSLDNMGLQHLTSLERLTIEECNELDSFPKQGLPSSLSRLYIRKCPRLKIECQRDKGKEWPKISRIPCIVLERRDVKDEEVILA; the protein is encoded by the coding sequence ATGATTGTAGTTGAGGCGTTTCTGTCTTCCTTGTTTGAGGTGGTGCTGGACAAGCTGGTGGTCACCCCTTTGTTAGAGTATGCACGGCGGCTGAAAGTCGACACAACACCACTCCAGGACTGGAAGACGACTTTGTTGCAAATCAAATCAGTGCTGCATGATGCTGAGCAGAAACAGATTCAGGATGATGCGGTGATGGGGTGGTTGGATGATCTCAAAGCTTTAGCTTGCGACATTGAAGATGTCCTGGACGAAATTGACACCGAAGCTAAGCGATGCAGTTTGGTACAAGGACCTCAAACCAGCAACAGCAAGGTACGGAAGCTCATCCCTTCTTTTCATCATAGCAGTTTCAATAAGAAGATTTGTAAAAAGATGAAGACAATCACCAAGGAGTTAGATGCTATTGTAAAGCAAAAGACTGTCCTTGGTTTGAGAGAGGTTTTTGGAGAGGGGCCATCGGACCACAGGAGAGACCGTCATGAAGGGGTGTCATCTGTCAATCAAGAAAGGCGGACTACTTGTCTTGTAACAGAGTCTGAGGTTTATGGTAGGGGGGCCGATAAGGAGAAGATCATGGAGTTATTGCTATCAGATGAAGTAGGTACTGCTCGTGAAGTTCAGGTGATTCCAATTGTTGGTATGGGTGGGGTTGGAAAAACAACCCTTGCTCAGATTATCTATAACGACAAGAGGGTGGAGAAAAATTTCCAAATCCGTGGCTGGGCATACGTATCTGATCAGTTTCATTCAGTAAAAGTAACCCAACAAATTTTAGAGTCTGTCTCCGGTCGTTCATCTGATTCTGACGACTTACAGTTGCTACAACAGAGTTTGCAGAAAAAGTTGAAACGAAAAAGGTTTTTCCTTGTATTGGATGATATATGGATCGAGAACCCCAATACCTGGAGTGATTTACAAGCTCCACTAAAAGACGGAGCAGCAGGCAGTGTCATCATGGTAACCACTCGTTCTAAAAGTGTTGCATCCATCATGTGCACTACTCCTATTCAGCCTCTTAGTGAACTTTCTGAGGAAGATTGCAGGTCACTATTTGCACATATTGCCTTTGTAAACATAACTCCAGATGCGCGCCAAAACTTGGAACCTATTGGCAGAAAAATAATAACCAAATGCAAAGGTTTGCCTTTGGCTGTAAAGACATTGGCAGGTCTGTTGCGTTGTAATCAAGACGACAAGGCTTGGAAGAAGATGCTGAATGACGAAATATGGGATTTACCGCCTCAGAAGAGTAGCATTCTTCCAGCTCTTCGCTTGAGCTACCATTATCTCCCCTCTAAATTGAAGCAATGCTTTGCATATTGCTCCATCTTTCCCAAGAATTATGAGTTTAACAAGGAggagttaattttattatgggTGGCACAAGGTTTTTTGGGTGGCTTAAAAAGAGGGGAGACAATAAAAGATGTTGGCCAAACATGTTTTGATGACCTATTATCAAGGTCGTTCTTTCAACAATCTGGTGGGAATAATTCATTGTTTGTGATGCATGATTTGATTCATGATGTGGCGCGATTTGTATCTAGAAATTTTTGTTTAAGATTGGACGTTGAAAAGCAAGACAATATTTCAGAGAGGACTCGACATATATCATACATTCGTGAGGAATTCGATGTCTCCAAGAGATTTGATGCCCTTCGTAAAACTAATAAGTTACGAACGTTCCTACCATCAAGTATGCCTCGTTATGTTTCAACTTGCTACTTTGCTGATAAAGTCTTATGTGATCTATTGCCAAAATTAGTATGTTTGCGGGTTTTATCCTTGTCTCACTATAATATCACTCATTTGCCTGATTCATTTGGGAATTTAAAACATTTACGCTATTTGAACCTTTCTAACACCAGGGTACAAAAGTTACCTAAATCAATAGGTATGCTTTTGAATTTGCAATCACTGGTGTTGTCAAATTGTCGTGGGCTTACCGAGTTGCCAATTGAAATTGTAAAACTCATCAACTTGCTTCATTTGGATATTTCTAGAACAAATATACAACAGATGCCACCAGGAATTAACAGACTAAAAGATCTTCAGAGATTGACCACTTTTGTTGTTGGTGAGCATGGTTGCGCAAGAGTTAAGGAGTTAGGAGACCTTTCACACCTACAAGGATCACTCTCCATTTTAAACTTGCAGAATGTACCGGTGAATGGTAACGATGCTTTAGAGGCTAATTTGAAGGAAAAGGAAGACCTCGATGCCTTGGTGTTTACATGGGATCCGAATGCAATTAATAGTGATTTGGAGAATCAAACCAGAGTTCTCGAAAACCTTCAACCTCATAACAAGGTGAAAAGGTTGAGCATTGAATGCTTCTATGGTgcaaaatttccaatttggttAGGAAATCCTTCATTCATGAATTTAGTTTTCTTACGACTTAAAGATTGTAAAAGTTGCTCATCCTTGCCACCACTGGGGCAGTTACGGTCTCTCAAGGATCTCTATATTGTGAAGATGGATAGAGTACAGAAGGTTGGTGCAGAGTTGTATGGGAATAATGGTTGTGGTTCATCTTCAATTAAGCCATTTGGATCTTTAGCGATTCTGTGGTTTCAAGAGATGTTAGAGTGGGAGGAATGGGTGTGTTCTGAAGTTGAGTTCCCTTGTCTAAAGGAGCTTCATATTGTAAAATGTCCAAAGCTGAAAGGGGATATACCTAAGTACCTTCCTCAACTAACAGATCTTGAGATTAGTGAATGTTGGCAGTTGGTGTGTTGTCTTCCAATAGCTCCCTCCATTTGTGAATTGATGTTGAATAAATGTGATGATGTGATGGTTAGAAGTGTGGGCAGCCTTACTTCACTAACTTCCTTGGGTCTAAGTGATGTATGTAAAATACCAGTTGAATTGGGACTACTACATTCTCTTGGAGAGTTGTCTGTGTATGGTTGTTCAGAGCTAGAGGAATTGCCAACTATTCTTCACAACCTGACTTCTCTTAAACACTTGGAAATATACCCAGATGACAGTCTTTCGTCTTTTACGGATATTGGGCTGCCACCCGTGCTTGAAACCCTTGGAATTGGACGCTGGCCCTTTCTGGAGTACCTACCAGAGGGAATGATGCAAAATAATACTACTCTCCAACACTTGCATATCTTAGAGTGTGGTTCTCTGAGGTCCTTGCCGGGGGACATTATTAGTTCATTGAAAAGCCTTTTTATCGAGGGTTGTAAGAAATTGGAGTTACCAGTGCCTGAGGATATGACGCACAACTACTACGCTTCCCTTGCGCATTTAGTAATAGAAGAGAGTTGTGATTCTTTCACGCCCTTTCCATTAGCCTTCTTCACAAAGCTTGAGATTCTTTATATCCGAAGTCATGAAAATCTGGAGTCCCTTTACATTCCAGATGGACCTCACCATGTGGATCTCACATCTCTTCAGGTCATCTACATCGACAATTGCCCTAATCTGGTAGCTTTTCCACAAGGAGGATTGCCTACTCCTAACCTCAGATATCTTACAATAATCAAGTGCGAGAAGCTCAAGTCCCTACCCCAAGGGATGCAAACCCTCCTTACATCCCTTGAACAATTGACTGTATGCTATTGTccagaaattgattcatttccAGAAGGGGGTTTGCCCTCCAATCTATCTTCGCTTTATATATGGGATTGCTACAAACTCATGGCCTGTGAGATGAAGCAAGGCTTACAAACGCTTTCCTTTCTTACATGGCTCTCTGTTAAAGGATCTAAAGAAGAGAGATTGGAGTCATTTCCAGAGGAGTGGCTACTGCCCTCCACTCTTCCCTCTCTTGAAATTGGCTgttttccaaaactcaaatcCTTGGATAATATGGGGCTTCAACACCTCACGTCTCTTGAAAGATTGACGATAGAGGAGTGTAATGAGCTCGATTCTTTTCCGAAACAGGGGCTGCCCTCTTCCCTTTCTCGTCTTTATATTAGAAAGTGTCCTCGGCTAAAGATAGAGTGCCAAAGAGATAAAGGGAAAGAATGGCCCAAGATTTCTCGCATCCCCTGCATAGTATTAGAAAGACGTGATGTGAAAGATGAGGAGGTGATCTTGGCATGA
- the LOC132254942 gene encoding uncharacterized protein LOC132254942: MLHQSNASQDAKKDDLRHEKSSFDTAAYVAAATVAMAEETTNDAVAPSIEKLWMEFVKFKQSSELNFNHLKKEIEGLNLKMDELKQLLLEVKSSNEEHGMHDTRFRKSSTKENDNNMGFDFQIGIFEDVTDDEVERNDIPMDVNIDMEASRNLQLAEKHMTKELKDDYSIDDPVIDIAKLFGTPTMSGEFSVYVIPHHLSPAIFKRRREIKKSRILQHPFTDPTKRKKLRKEIEKPLTSFDPLRPISEEALESFQKWMSHDQG, from the exons ATGTTGCACCAATCAAATGCCTCACAAGATGCCAAGAAGGATGACTTAAGGCATGAAAAAAGCTCATTTGACACTGCTGCATATGTTGCTGCTGCTACTGTTGCAATGGCAGAAGAAACAACAAATGATGCAGTCGCCCCATCAATAGAG AAATTATGGATGGAGTTTGTGAAATTCAAACAAAGCTCAgagttaaatttcaatcatctaaagaaagaaattgaaggactCAACTTGAAGATGGATGAATTGAAGCAACTTTTATTAGAA GTTAAGAGTTCGAATGAGGAACATGGTATGCATGACACTAGATTCAGAAAATCTagtacaaaagaaaatgataacaatatgggctttgatttccaaattggaatttttgaggATGTTACAGATGATGAAGTGGAGAGGAATGACATTCCCATGGATGTGAACATTGATATGGAAGCTTCTAGAAACCTTCAGCTTGCAGAAAAACACATGACTAAAGAGTTGAAAGATGACTACTCTATTGATGATCCAGTTATTGATATTGCCAAGTTGTTTGGTACCCCAACTATGTCGGGCGAGTTTTCAGTATATGTCATACCTCACCATCTATCTCCTGCCATTTTTAAGCGAAGGCGTGAGATTAAAAAGTCTCGTATCTTGCAGCACCCTTTTACAGATCCCACCAAGAGAAAGAAACTAAGAAAGGAAATTGAGAAACCATTAACTTCATTTGATCCTTTGCGTCCAATCTCTGAAGAAGCATTAGAGTCCTTTCAAAAGTGGATGAGTCATGACCAAGGGTAA
- the LOC109123687 gene encoding uncharacterized protein LOC109123687, which produces MSCDNRHASSWLIGESIRETYQGVGCEFQPKDIVADIRKQYGIQISYDKAWRAKELALGSIRGSPEESYKTLPSYCYILEQKIPGTITDIVTDSDNQFKYFFMSIGASLAGFHTSIRPVVAIDRTFLKAKYLGTLFIAPCKDGNNQIYPLAFGIGDSENDASWEWFLQKLHDALGHIDDLFVISYRHGSIEKAVHKVFPHARHGVYTYHVGQNLKTKFKNPAIHKLFHDAAHAYRVSELILYLGN; this is translated from the coding sequence ATGTCTTGTGACAATCGACATGCAAGTAGTTGGTTGATTGGTGAGAGTATAAGAGAAACATATCAAGGGGTTGGTTGTGAATTTCAACCAAAAGACATTGTAGCAGACATTCGAAAGCAGTATGGCATTCAAATCAGTTATGATAAGGCGTGGAGAGCCAAAGAACTTGCTCTAGGTTCTATTAGGGGATCACCTGAGGAGTCTTATAAGACTTTACCATCCTATTGCTACATTTTAGAGCAAAAAATTCCTGGTACCATTACTGATATAGTTACTGATAgtgataatcaattcaaatacttttttatgtcGATTGGTGCATCTCTTGCTGGGTTTCATACATCAATAAGGCCTGTGGTTGCAATTGATAGGacatttttgaaagcaaagtaCTTAGGGACTTTATTTATTGCACCGTGTAAAGATGGCAACAATCAGATATACCCTTTAGCCTTTGGGATTGGTGATTCAGAAAATGATGCCTCATGGGAGTGGTTTTTACAAAAACTACATGATGCACTTGGAcacattgatgatttgtttgtaaTATCATATCGACATGGTAGCATTGAGAAAGCAGTACATAAAGTATTTCCCCATGCGAGGCATGGTGTCTACACTTATCACGTTGgacaaaatttgaagacaaagttCAAGAATCCTGCAATTCATAAGTTGTTCCATGATGCTGCTCATGCTTATCGTGTTTCAgagttaattttatatttgggcaACTAG